The Stenotrophomonas maltophilia sequence TTCACCCTGATCGGCTGCTCGATCGCACGCGAGGCCGGCCATGCCACGCCCATCGTACTGATTGCCGGCATGCTGACCGGTGCGTTCGGTGGCGTGCTCCGCGACATACTCTGCAACGAAGTACCGCTGATCTTCCAGAAGGAGCTGTACGCGATCATCGCGCTGCTGACCGGCGCGGCGTACCTGTTGCTGCTGCACTGGGGCGTGGCCGACGCCACCGCGATCCTGTGCTGCCTCGGCGGCGGCTTCGCCCTGCGCCTGCTGGCAATCCACTACCGCTGGGAAATGCCGAAGTTCGTCTATCACGACGAAGTGCATTGATGGTTTGACGGTGGTGCCGGCCGCTGGCCGGCAACACTGCATACGCCCGCAGATTCCAGCAGGTTGCCGGCCAGCGGCCGGCACCACCGATTGCGTTGCATGACCAAGGTCACGCGGCGACGGTTCGCGTAAACCGCTACCATTGGCACCCCGTCGCACGCGCGACGGCATCCAGCCACGCCGCGCCCGCGGCCCCGCCAGACACTCCCTCCCCGCTGCCCGTGGTGCCCGTGAACGCGCCGACGGGCCCGCATGTCCCTGCGCGCGCAGGGCGCAGGATGCCCCATGTCTGTCGCCGAAAATTCCCGCTTCCGCCGTGCCCGCTCGTTGTGGGCGGTGCTGGCCCTTGCCCTCGTCGCCGTTCTGGCGTGGTGGCTGTGGCCCCGGAACGACGCCGGCAGCCGCGACGATGCACCGGGCAAGACGGTGCCGGTACGCGTGGCGCGCGCCAGTGCCGAGCCGCTGGTGCTGCGCCTGAAGGCGGTCGGTACGGTCACCCCGCTGCACAGCGTGGTGGTGCGCAGCCGCGTGGATGGCGAACTGCTGCGCCTGCACTTCCAGGAAGGGCAGCAGGTGAACGCCGGCGACCTGCTGGCGCAGATCGACCCACGCCCGTATGAAGTGAAGCTGGCGCAGGCCCAGGGCACCCAGCAGCAGAACCTGGCCGAGCTGGAAAACGCCGAACGGCAGCTGCAGCGCTACCGCGAACTGCAGAAGCAGAACTACGTGTCCGGGCAGGAACTGAGCGACCAGCAGAGCAAAGTGCGCCAGCTGCAGGGCCGCCGGCTCAGCGACCAGGCGTCTGTTGATGAAGCACGCCTGCAGCTGCAGTACACCCGCATCACCGCGCCGGTCAGTGGCCGCGTCGGGCTGCGGCGGTTGGACGTGGGCAACCTGGTACGCGCCAGCGATGCCGAAGGCCTGGTGACACTGGCGCAGACTGCACCGATCAGCGTGCTGTTCACCGTGCCCGAACCCGAGCTGCCTGCACTGCTCGATGCCGTGCAGGCGCAACCGTCGCTGGCGGTGGAAACCTGGGACCGCGAAGAACGCCGGCAGCTGGCGCGCGGCTCGCTGTCCAGCCTCGACAACCGCATCGATACCACCACCGGCACGCTGAAGCTGCGTGCGCACTTCGACAACCACGATCTGGCGCTGTTTCCCAACCAGTTCGTCAACGTACGCCTGCAGCTGGGCGAGCAGCCCGCCCTGCTGATTCCCGATGCCGCCGTACAGTTCGGCAGCCAGGGCAACTACGTGCATGTCGTCGGCAAGGACAACACGGCGCAGCGGCGCGTGGTAGTGCTCGGCCCTGCCGATGACGGCCGCGTGGCCGTGCGTTCGGGCTTGGCCGCAGGTGACCAGGTGGTGATCGAAGGCATCGACGGACTGGAAGACGGCACGGCGGTGGAGATCATCGCCGGGGAGGCCGCGACCAAGGCCGGCGCATGAACCTCTCGCGTCCGTTCATCCTCAGGCCTGTCGCCACCACGCTGCTGATGGTGGCGCTGCTGCTGTCCGGCGTGCTGGCCTATCGCCTGCTGCCGGTGGCTGCACTGCCACAGGTCGACTACCCGATCATCCAGATCACCACGCTGTACCCCGGTGCCAGCCCGGAACTGACCACACGCACGATCACTGCGCCGCTGGAGCGCCAGCTCGGGCAGATTCCCGGCCTGAAGCAGTTGTCGTCGACCAGTTCCGGCGGTGCGTCGGTGATCACCCTGCAGTTCGGACTGGAGGTGTCGCTGGGCGTAGCCGAACAGGACGTGCAGGCCGCGATCAACGCCGCCGGTAGCTTCCTGCCCGGCGACCTGCCCGTGCCGCCGGTCTACCGCAAGGTCAATCCGGCCGATACGCCGATCCTGACCCTGGCGGTGACCTCGCAGGGCCTGTCGCTGCCGCAGGTGCATGACCTGGTGGATACGCGCATCGCGCAGCGCCTGGCGCAGCTGCCCGGTGTCGGCCTGGTCAGCCTGGCCGGTGGCCAGCGCCCTGCCGTGCGTATCCAGGTCAATCCGGCGGCACTGGCCGCCAACGGCCTGGGCATGGACCACATCCGCACCGCCATCGCCGCGGCCAACGTCAACCTGCCCAAGGGCAGCTTCGACGGCCCGATCCGCGCGGTGATGCTCGATGCCAATGACCAGATGCGCAGCGTGGATGAGTACCGTGCACTGGTGCTGGCCTGGCGCGACGGCGCGCCGCTGCGGCTGGGCGACGTGGCCACCATCACCGATGGCGCCGAGAACCGCCAGCTGGCGGCGTGGAGCGGCACCACCCCGGCAGTGCTGGTGAACATCCAGCGCCAGCCCGGTGCAAACGTGATCGCCGTGGTCGAACAGGTGCGTACGCTGCTGCCGCAGCTGCAGGCTACGCTGCCGGCCGGCGTGCAGATGAACGTGCTGAGCGACCGCACCGAATCGATCCGCGCGTCGGTGCGCGGCGTGCAGAAGGAACTGGTGCTGGCCATCGGCCTGGTGGTGTTGGTCACGTGGGTATTCCTGCGCAACCTGCCGGCCACACTCATTCCCAGCGTCGCGGTACCGCTGTCGCTGATCGGTACCTTCGCAGTGATGCTGCTGGCCGGCTATTCACTCAACAACCTCACGCTGATGGCGCTGACCATCGCTACCGGCTTCGTGGTGGACGACGCCATCGTGATGCTGGAGAACATTGCCCGCCATCTGGAAGAAGGTGAAAGCCCGCGCGAAGGCGCGCTGAAGGGGGCGGCCGAGATCGGCTTCACCCTGGTGTCGCTGACCGTTTCACTGATCGCGGTGCTGATCCCGCTGCTGTTCATGGCCGACCTGGTGGGCGCGCTGTTCCATGAATTCGCAGTGACACTGGCGGTAGCCATCGGCATCTCGCTGCTGGTCTCGCTGACGCTGACGCCGATGCTGTGCGCGCGGTTCCTGAAGCCGCACGCGAAGACCGCGCATGCGCCCGATGTGTTCGACCGCATCATCGCCCTCTACGACCGACAACTGCGCTGGGTGCTGCAGCGCCAGCCGCTGATGCTGCTGGCCACCGTTGCCACGCTGGCACTCACCGTGGCGCTGTACTTCGCCGTGCCCAAGGGCTTCTTCCCGGTGCAGGATGCCGGCCTGGTGCAGGGCATCAGCGAAGCGCCGCAGGCCATCTCGTTCCAGGCCATGCGCGAGCGCCAGCAGGCGCTGGCCGCCACCATCGAAGCGGACCCGGCGGTGGCCAGCGTGTCCTCGTACATCGGCGTGGACGGCAACAACGCCACGCTCAATACCGGACGCCTGCTGATCGAACTGAAACCGCATGGCGACCGCGATGGCGCCGCCGTGGTGATGGAACGGCTGCAGCAGCGCGTATCGAAGATTCCCGGCATCACCCTGTACCTGCAGCCGGTGCAGGAGCTGGGCATCGAAGACCGCATCAGCCGCAACCAGTACCAGTTCACCCTGACCACGCCGGAGCAGCAGACGCTGGAAACCTGGACGCCGAAGCTGCTGCAGGCGCTGCGCCAGCAGCCGGCATTGCGCGATGTGGCCAGCGACCTGCAGATGCAGGGCCGGCAGGCGCGGGTGAACATCGACCGCGATGCCGCCGCACGCCTGAATGTCAGCGTCGAAGCCGTGGCCGATGCGCTGTACGACGCCTACGGGCAGCGTCAGATCTCCACCATCTTCACCCAGGCCAGCCAGTACCGCGTGGTGCTGGAAGCCGATCCGTCGCGCCAACCCGGGCCCGATGCCATCAGCGGCCTGCGCGTGCGCAACAGCGACGGGCAGACCGTGCCGCTGGGTGCGGTGGCACGCGTGGATCTGGGCCCGACCGCCCTGCTGCGCAACCATGTCGGCCAGTTCCCGGCGGCCACGCTGTCATTCAATCCGGCCCCGGGCGCATCGCTGGGCGAAGTGGTGGAGGCTGTGCACGCCGCACGCGCACACGTGGATCTGCCGCAGAGCATCGAGCTGCGCCTGCAGGGTGCCGCAGCGGCGTTCAGCAGTTCGCTGTCGTCCACACTGTGGCTGATCCTGGCTGCAGTGGTGGTGATGTACATCGTGCTGGGCGTGCTCTACGAGAGCTTCATCCATCCGGTCACCATCCTCTCCACCCTGCCTTCGGCAACGGTCGGCGCGCTGGCCGCGTTGTGGGTGAGCGGACGCAGCCTGGACCTGATCGCGGTGATCGGCATCGTGCTGCTGATCGGCCTGGTGAAGAAGAACGCGATCATGATGATCGACTTCGCACTGGACGCGCAGCGCACGCGCGGCATGACCCCGCGCGAAGCAATCCACCAGGCGGCACTGCTGCGCTTCCGGCCGATCCTGATGACCACGCTGGCCGCGCTGTTCGGTGCCGTGCCGCTGATGCTAGCCAGTGGTTCCGGTGCCGAACTGCGGCAACCGTTGGGCTGGGTGATGGTGGGCGGATTGCTGGTCAGCCAGGTACTGACCCTGTTCACCACGCCGGTGATCTACCTCGCCTTCGACCGCCTGCAGCGCGGCCACGCGGCAGCAACCACCGTCGCTGAAGAGGCCAGCGCGTGACCCCTGTGGAGCGCCTGGCGCAGGCCTGCGTGCAGCGGCCGGTGGCCACGATCCTGTTGGCGGTTGCGCTGGTGCTGGCAGGCCTGCTGGCGCTGCGGCTGCTGCCCGTGGCACCGCTGCCACAGGTGGACTACCCGGCCATCGAAGTCAGTGCCAGCCTGCCCGGTGCCTCGCCCGAGTCGATGGCGGCCACCGTGGCCACGCCGCTCGAACGTGCGCTCGGCAGCCTGCCCGGCATCTCGCGCATCGACTCGGCCAGCACCCAGGGCCAGACCCAGATCGAACTGAAGTTCGTGCTCGGCCGCGATATCGATGAAGCCGCACGTGAAGTGCAGGCCGCGATCAACCTTGCACGTGGGCAGCTGCCCAGTGGCATGCCGGGCATGCCGCAGTACCGCAAGGTGAACCCTTCGCAGGCACCGATCCTGGCATTGGCACTGACCTCGGACATCTTGTCGCCCGGGCAGCTGTACGACCTGGCCTCCACCGTGCTGGCGCAGAAACTGTCGCAGGTACCGGGCGTGGGCGAAGTCCAGGTCGGTGGCAGCGCACTGCCGGCGGTACGCGTGTCATTGGATCCAAACGCGCTGAACCATGCTGGATTGGCACTGGAGGACGTGGCGCGGGCCATCGCACGTGCCAATGCGGTGCGCCCGCTGGGCGCGGTGGGGGACGCGCGCCAGCAATGGCAGCTGGAGGCACCGCTGCAGCTGCGCCAAGCCACCCAGTACCGCGAACTGGCGTTGAAGGTCAGCGACGACCGCACGCTGCGACTGGGCGATGTCGCCGCCGTCGCCGATGGCGTGGAGGACCGCTACGCCAGCGGCTTCCACAACGACCGCCCCGCCGTGCTGCTGATCGTCAGCCGCCAGCCCAATGCCAACATCATCGCCACCGTCGATGCCATCCAGGCGCAGCTGCCACAGTTGCATGCACTGCTGCCCTCCAGCGTTGACATGCGCCTGGTGATGGACCGCTCGCCGGTGATCCGCGCCACGCTGCAGGAAGCGGAGATGACGCTGGTTCTGGCCATCGTACTGGTGGTGCTGGTGGTGCTTGGCTTCCTCGGCCACTGGCGTGCGGCGCTGGTGCCCAGCGTGGCGATACCGGTGGTGCTGTTCGGTACGCTGGCGCTGATCGCGCTGATGGGATTCTCGCTCAACACGCTCTCGCTGATGGCCCTGATCGTGGCCGCCGTGCTGGTGGTGGACGATGCCATCGTGGTGCTGGAGAACATCGCCCGCCATCGCGAACTCGGGGCGGACCGCTGGCAGGCTGCGGTACGGGGTGCGTCGGAAGTCGGTGCCACGCTTCTGTCGATGAACATTGCACTGGCCGTGGTGTTCGTCTCCATCCTGTTCCTGGATGACTTCGTCGAACGCCTGTTCCGCGAATTCTCGCTGACCCTGGTAGCGGCGATGGCGGTCTCCGTGCTGGTCGCGTTGAGCCTGGTACCGATGCTGTGCGCGCGATTGTTTATCGATGCCGGGCAGCAGCCATCACGCTGGCAGCGCGGCAGCAATGCGCTGTTCGAACGTGTGCGCGGCGCTTACCTGCGCACCCTGCAGGCCAGCCTGCGCCGGTTGCGCTGGCCGTTGCTGGCCTTCGTTGCGGTCATCGCGCTCAACGCCTGGCTGTTCCAGCAGGTGCCCAAGGGCATCGTGCCCAAGCAGGACACTGCACAGCTGCGTGGTTTCGCCCGCGGTGACGACGGCCTGTCATTCCAGGCCATGCAGCCGAAGATCGACGCGTACCGGAAACTGCTGCTGTCCGACCCGGCCATCGAGGACATCATCGGCTACATCGGCGGCAGCAACGGCGTGAACAACGCCTTCATCATGATCAAGATGAAGCCGCTGGCCGAGCGCAAAGTCTCCAGCCAGCAGGTGATCGACCGCCTGCGCGCGCGGCTGCCCAAGCTGCCCGGCGGCAATCTCTATCTGTGGGTGGACCAGGACATCCGCCTGGAAGGCGCCGGCAGCAGCGGCAAGTACGAGTTCCAGTTGCTTTCAGCCGATACCACGCCCCTGCGCGAATGGGCACCGAAGGTGGCTGCCGCCCTGCGTGGCCTGCCCGAACTGGTGGACGTGGAAGCACAGGGCGAAGCAGGCATGCGCCAGGTGGTGCTGGACATCGATCGCGAGGCGGCCGCGCGGCATGGCGTGGACCTGCGCACCGTCGCCAGCATGCTCAACAACTCCTTCAGCCAGCGCCAGGTGGCCACGCTGTACGACAGCCTCAACCAGTACCGCGTGGTGATGGAGCTGGACCCGAAGCACACCCAGCACCCCGGCACGCTGGCGCAGCTGCAGGTGATCGATGGCAACGGCCGGCGCATTCCGCTGTCGAGCATCGCCAGCTGGCGCTATGGCATGGCACCGGACCGGGTGTATCACAGCGAACAGTTCGCCTCGATCTGGATCGAGTTCGCGCTGGCACCGGGCGTGGGGCTGGAACAGGCCACGCAGGCGATCGATGGTGCGATGTCGAAGCTGATGCTGCCACGTTCGGTGCAGGGCAAGCTGTCCGGTGAGGCCGGCGGCCTGGATCAGCTGCGCGCGCGCCAGCTGTGGCTGGTGCTGGGCGCCACGCTGGCGGTCTACCTGGTGCTGGGCATCCTCTACGAGAGCTTCCTGCAGCCGCTGGTGATCCTGTCCACCCTGCCCTCGGCCGGTGTCGGCGCGCTGCTGGCGTTGTGGCTGTTCGGCAACGAACTGAACCTGATCGCCCTGCTCGGCCTGTTCCTGCTGGTGGGCGTGGTGATGAAGAACACCATCCTGCTGGTGGACTTCGCGCTGGCCGGCGAGCGGCGCGGGCTGAGCGCGCAGGATTCAGTAATGGAAGCCGCGCGGTTGCGTCTGCGGCCGATCCTGATGACCTCGCTGGCGGCGCTGCTGGGCACGTTGCCGCTGATGCTGGCCAACGGCGAGGGCTGGGAACTCCGGCAACCGCTGGGTATCGCCATTGTGGGCGGGTTGCTGGTCAGCCAGTGGCTGACGCTGTACACGACCCCGGCGATGTACCTGGCGCTGGCAAGCTTGCGCACGAGACGGTGAACGGGTCAGCGCCATCCACGCATGGCGTGGATCTACCGGAGAGCCGCGTCACCACCCCGGCGATGTACCTGGCGCTGTCGCACATACGCAGCGCCAGGCGCATCGCCGGTGCGGACGGATCGGCCTCCAACTCCGACCGACCCCGATCGCGGCCGCACCCCCGCAGGCGCTGGCCGCCATCCACACACGTGCCGCACTCAAGCGGCTTCGGACACCTTCACGTCGCGACGGGCGCGCACGGCCGCGGCCAGTCGCTCCAGCACCGTCACGGTGGTGTCCCAGTCGATGCAGCCATCGGTGATGCTCTGCCCGTAGACCAGCGGCTGGCCTTCCACCAGTTCCTGGCGGCCACCGACCAGATGGCTCTCGATCATCACGCCAACGATGCGCTGTTCGCCGT is a genomic window containing:
- a CDS encoding trimeric intracellular cation channel family protein — translated: MLLSIIYLIAISAEAMTGALSAGRRRMDLFGVVMIACVTALGGGSLRDILLGHYPLGWVKHPEYLGFTVCAALIATWVARWMHHFRRTFLVLDGLGLIAFTLIGCSIAREAGHATPIVLIAGMLTGAFGGVLRDILCNEVPLIFQKELYAIIALLTGAAYLLLLHWGVADATAILCCLGGGFALRLLAIHYRWEMPKFVYHDEVH
- a CDS encoding MdtA/MuxA family multidrug efflux RND transporter periplasmic adaptor subunit; this encodes MSVAENSRFRRARSLWAVLALALVAVLAWWLWPRNDAGSRDDAPGKTVPVRVARASAEPLVLRLKAVGTVTPLHSVVVRSRVDGELLRLHFQEGQQVNAGDLLAQIDPRPYEVKLAQAQGTQQQNLAELENAERQLQRYRELQKQNYVSGQELSDQQSKVRQLQGRRLSDQASVDEARLQLQYTRITAPVSGRVGLRRLDVGNLVRASDAEGLVTLAQTAPISVLFTVPEPELPALLDAVQAQPSLAVETWDREERRQLARGSLSSLDNRIDTTTGTLKLRAHFDNHDLALFPNQFVNVRLQLGEQPALLIPDAAVQFGSQGNYVHVVGKDNTAQRRVVVLGPADDGRVAVRSGLAAGDQVVIEGIDGLEDGTAVEIIAGEAATKAGA
- a CDS encoding multidrug efflux RND transporter permease subunit; amino-acid sequence: MNLSRPFILRPVATTLLMVALLLSGVLAYRLLPVAALPQVDYPIIQITTLYPGASPELTTRTITAPLERQLGQIPGLKQLSSTSSGGASVITLQFGLEVSLGVAEQDVQAAINAAGSFLPGDLPVPPVYRKVNPADTPILTLAVTSQGLSLPQVHDLVDTRIAQRLAQLPGVGLVSLAGGQRPAVRIQVNPAALAANGLGMDHIRTAIAAANVNLPKGSFDGPIRAVMLDANDQMRSVDEYRALVLAWRDGAPLRLGDVATITDGAENRQLAAWSGTTPAVLVNIQRQPGANVIAVVEQVRTLLPQLQATLPAGVQMNVLSDRTESIRASVRGVQKELVLAIGLVVLVTWVFLRNLPATLIPSVAVPLSLIGTFAVMLLAGYSLNNLTLMALTIATGFVVDDAIVMLENIARHLEEGESPREGALKGAAEIGFTLVSLTVSLIAVLIPLLFMADLVGALFHEFAVTLAVAIGISLLVSLTLTPMLCARFLKPHAKTAHAPDVFDRIIALYDRQLRWVLQRQPLMLLATVATLALTVALYFAVPKGFFPVQDAGLVQGISEAPQAISFQAMRERQQALAATIEADPAVASVSSYIGVDGNNATLNTGRLLIELKPHGDRDGAAVVMERLQQRVSKIPGITLYLQPVQELGIEDRISRNQYQFTLTTPEQQTLETWTPKLLQALRQQPALRDVASDLQMQGRQARVNIDRDAAARLNVSVEAVADALYDAYGQRQISTIFTQASQYRVVLEADPSRQPGPDAISGLRVRNSDGQTVPLGAVARVDLGPTALLRNHVGQFPAATLSFNPAPGASLGEVVEAVHAARAHVDLPQSIELRLQGAAAAFSSSLSSTLWLILAAVVVMYIVLGVLYESFIHPVTILSTLPSATVGALAALWVSGRSLDLIAVIGIVLLIGLVKKNAIMMIDFALDAQRTRGMTPREAIHQAALLRFRPILMTTLAALFGAVPLMLASGSGAELRQPLGWVMVGGLLVSQVLTLFTTPVIYLAFDRLQRGHAAATTVAEEASA
- a CDS encoding efflux RND transporter permease subunit codes for the protein MTPVERLAQACVQRPVATILLAVALVLAGLLALRLLPVAPLPQVDYPAIEVSASLPGASPESMAATVATPLERALGSLPGISRIDSASTQGQTQIELKFVLGRDIDEAAREVQAAINLARGQLPSGMPGMPQYRKVNPSQAPILALALTSDILSPGQLYDLASTVLAQKLSQVPGVGEVQVGGSALPAVRVSLDPNALNHAGLALEDVARAIARANAVRPLGAVGDARQQWQLEAPLQLRQATQYRELALKVSDDRTLRLGDVAAVADGVEDRYASGFHNDRPAVLLIVSRQPNANIIATVDAIQAQLPQLHALLPSSVDMRLVMDRSPVIRATLQEAEMTLVLAIVLVVLVVLGFLGHWRAALVPSVAIPVVLFGTLALIALMGFSLNTLSLMALIVAAVLVVDDAIVVLENIARHRELGADRWQAAVRGASEVGATLLSMNIALAVVFVSILFLDDFVERLFREFSLTLVAAMAVSVLVALSLVPMLCARLFIDAGQQPSRWQRGSNALFERVRGAYLRTLQASLRRLRWPLLAFVAVIALNAWLFQQVPKGIVPKQDTAQLRGFARGDDGLSFQAMQPKIDAYRKLLLSDPAIEDIIGYIGGSNGVNNAFIMIKMKPLAERKVSSQQVIDRLRARLPKLPGGNLYLWVDQDIRLEGAGSSGKYEFQLLSADTTPLREWAPKVAAALRGLPELVDVEAQGEAGMRQVVLDIDREAAARHGVDLRTVASMLNNSFSQRQVATLYDSLNQYRVVMELDPKHTQHPGTLAQLQVIDGNGRRIPLSSIASWRYGMAPDRVYHSEQFASIWIEFALAPGVGLEQATQAIDGAMSKLMLPRSVQGKLSGEAGGLDQLRARQLWLVLGATLAVYLVLGILYESFLQPLVILSTLPSAGVGALLALWLFGNELNLIALLGLFLLVGVVMKNTILLVDFALAGERRGLSAQDSVMEAARLRLRPILMTSLAALLGTLPLMLANGEGWELRQPLGIAIVGGLLVSQWLTLYTTPAMYLALASLRTRR